The proteins below are encoded in one region of Alistipes communis:
- a CDS encoding threonine/serine exporter family protein gives MKTQAELTELLDFIGEYATYLLGSGVHTSRVVRNARRIGASQSVDVRLTTFQRTSILTVREEGNPQVVTQVVEIPHLPISFERNSDLSSLSWEAVDRRLPLDVIREKFRKLTAKPRMDPMFVLMVVGLANASFCKLFNGDWVAVGIVFTSTLAGFSARQQLTKAGVNHFIIFILSAFVASLCASSALRFDCTAETAIATSVLFLVPGVPLINGVIDIVEGHVLIGCSRLIGALLLILCIAVGLSVTLLMVKGSLL, from the coding sequence ATGAAAACACAAGCGGAACTGACCGAGCTGCTCGATTTTATCGGCGAGTACGCCACCTACCTGCTGGGGTCGGGCGTGCATACCTCGCGCGTGGTGCGCAATGCGCGCCGTATCGGCGCCTCGCAGTCGGTCGACGTGCGGCTGACCACTTTCCAGCGCACGTCGATCCTGACCGTGCGCGAGGAGGGGAACCCGCAGGTGGTGACGCAGGTGGTCGAGATCCCGCACCTGCCGATCAGTTTCGAACGCAACTCCGACCTCAGTTCGCTGAGCTGGGAGGCCGTCGACCGGCGGCTGCCGCTCGATGTGATCCGCGAGAAGTTCCGCAAACTGACCGCAAAGCCGCGCATGGACCCGATGTTCGTGCTCATGGTCGTGGGGCTGGCCAACGCTTCGTTCTGCAAACTCTTCAACGGCGACTGGGTGGCCGTGGGGATCGTCTTCACCTCCACGCTGGCGGGCTTTTCGGCCCGGCAGCAGTTGACCAAAGCCGGCGTGAACCACTTCATCATCTTCATTCTCTCGGCCTTCGTCGCGTCGCTGTGCGCTTCGTCGGCGCTGCGCTTCGACTGCACGGCCGAGACGGCCATCGCCACGAGCGTGCTGTTCCTCGTTCCGGGCGTGCCGCTCATCAACGGCGTGATCGACATCGTCGAGGGGCACGTGCTGATCGGTTGCAGCCGTCTGATCGGCGCCCTGCTGCTGATCCTCTGCATCGCCGTGGGGCTGTCCGTCACGTTGTTAATGGTTAAGGGAAGCCTGCTATGA
- a CDS encoding threonine/serine exporter family protein, translating into MIAADIFVDGFFAAVAAIGFGAISDPPLRAFPSIALLAAAGHALRFGLMTCAGLDITTATLCASLLIGLGSLWLGGRIYCPTTVLSIPALLPMVPGIYAYKTVFALIMLMQHTAESDAARQYMDAFLLNATVTVSVVFMLAVGSTVPILLFRRRAFSLTRRRKPRKA; encoded by the coding sequence ATGATCGCTGCGGATATTTTCGTCGACGGGTTTTTCGCGGCTGTCGCGGCGATCGGGTTCGGGGCCATCTCCGACCCGCCCCTGCGGGCCTTCCCGTCGATCGCCCTGCTGGCCGCCGCAGGCCACGCCCTGCGTTTTGGCCTGATGACCTGCGCGGGACTCGACATCACCACGGCGACGCTCTGCGCCTCGCTGCTCATCGGACTGGGAAGCCTCTGGCTCGGCGGCCGGATCTACTGCCCGACCACCGTCCTCTCGATTCCGGCGCTGCTGCCGATGGTGCCGGGCATCTACGCCTACAAGACGGTCTTCGCCCTGATCATGCTCATGCAGCACACCGCCGAGAGCGATGCGGCGCGGCAGTATATGGATGCGTTCCTGCTCAACGCGACGGTCACCGTCAGCGTCGTCTTCATGCTGGCCGTCGGTTCGACGGTGCCGATCTTACTCTTCCGCCGCCGCGCCTTCTCGCTCACGCGGCGCCGCAAACCCCGTAAAGCCTGA
- a CDS encoding DUF6064 family protein, producing the protein MEIFWNTIARYNAATWPWQIAIVAAAAVLTVLLYLRPTQNVKRAMKLFLAGLNAWIAVVYYLVWCGQRSHSDVLALFWGIMAVIWLYDLYADFTRFERTSRPNGFALLLYLMPLAYPLFSLARGLSFPMMTMPVMPCSVAVFTIGLMLAFTHRINIFLVLFLCHWALIGLAKVYFFGIPEDFLLAASTVPALYLFFREYIAKNRELRTKPDARMLNGLLILLCIVIGLFFTATLLHQIRLYV; encoded by the coding sequence ATGGAGATTTTCTGGAATACCATCGCACGTTACAATGCCGCCACGTGGCCGTGGCAGATCGCGATCGTGGCGGCGGCGGCAGTGCTCACCGTCCTGCTCTACCTCCGCCCGACGCAGAATGTCAAACGGGCCATGAAACTCTTTCTGGCGGGTCTCAATGCCTGGATCGCCGTGGTTTACTATCTGGTCTGGTGCGGCCAGCGCAGCCACAGCGACGTGCTGGCCCTCTTCTGGGGGATCATGGCCGTGATCTGGCTCTACGACCTTTATGCCGATTTCACGCGCTTCGAGCGCACGAGCCGCCCCAACGGCTTCGCCCTGCTGCTCTACCTCATGCCGCTGGCCTATCCGCTCTTTTCGCTGGCGCGGGGGCTGTCGTTCCCGATGATGACCATGCCCGTGATGCCCTGTTCGGTGGCGGTCTTCACCATTGGTCTGATGCTGGCCTTCACGCACCGTATCAACATCTTCCTCGTACTGTTCCTCTGCCACTGGGCGCTGATCGGGCTGGCGAAGGTCTACTTCTTCGGTATTCCCGAAGACTTCCTGCTGGCCGCCTCGACCGTGCCGGCGCTCTACCTCTTTTTCCGCGAATACATCGCCAAGAACCGCGAACTGCGCACCAAGCCCGACGCGCGGATGCTCAACGGGCTGTTGATCCTGCTCTGCATCGTCATCGGCCTTTTCTTCACCGCCACGCTGCTGCACCAGATCCGGCTCTACGTCTGA
- a CDS encoding ATP-dependent helicase: MESPILQGLNPAQRAAVEAYDSASLIIAGAGSGKTRVLTSRIAYMIQKGIKPKNILATTFTNKAAQEMRERIVKMIPEHLTEGQARHIWMGTFHSIFARILRTDAERIGFPANFTIYDASDAKNLIKTIVKELNLADDKYKPNTIASRISQAKNALVTPGAYLANSAHATEDRRAQIPEFGNIYNLYCQRCKHNGAMDFDDLLLQTNILLRDCPDVLERYQEQFKYILVDEYQDTNYAQYIIVRRLSQHHGKVCVVGDDAQSIYSFRGAKIENILSFQRDYPEAKVFKLEQNYRSTRTIVEAANSVIVHNSRRMEKRCFSEGDEGEKIRVLKAYTDREEAELVVQDLRDKVRATGDAWNEAAILYRTNNQSQALEESLRRRGIPYRIYKGASFYDRKEIKDMLAYIRLVVNPRDDEAFRRIVNYPARGIGDTTVLRIAQLAAERGVSMWEAVDALVAEPVSDPVQRTIVRKVAEFVALIRSLSLERAQKGLYDFGMEVASRSGILALFRRENSPEATSALDNIEELLNSMQLFKEQRDAEIRGGEELGEATVEEWLQSVTLTTDMDKKEDAGDDDKVTLMTVHSAKGLEFKYVYIVGMEENLFPSQRAAESPEGFEEERRLFYVALTRAKCSAVLSYAEMRFKWGNMEFSRPSCFLREIDPRYLDGAVGAGQTPVREEAAAGGRTALEELRRRFDVRYQQRAGGSGNPSFGGAKSSFGGRGGAYSGGSRPESGAPSFGGQGGTDSAFRRPALQRPVVPENLRRLGGGAAPAAGNAAASGYAVGERVEHPKFGCGEIVRIETLAADHKLVVVFEEYGEKTLLAKFAKLTKR, translated from the coding sequence ATGGAATCACCGATATTGCAGGGGCTCAACCCCGCCCAGCGCGCCGCCGTCGAGGCCTACGACTCCGCGTCGCTCATCATCGCCGGAGCCGGTTCGGGCAAGACGCGCGTGCTCACCTCGCGCATCGCCTATATGATTCAAAAAGGAATCAAACCCAAAAATATTTTGGCAACGACATTTACGAATAAAGCAGCGCAGGAGATGCGTGAGCGTATTGTCAAAATGATTCCAGAACATTTGACCGAGGGTCAAGCTCGCCATATTTGGATGGGTACCTTCCACTCGATCTTCGCCCGCATCCTGCGCACCGACGCCGAGCGGATCGGCTTTCCGGCGAACTTCACGATCTACGATGCGTCCGACGCCAAGAACCTCATCAAGACGATCGTCAAGGAGCTGAACCTCGCCGACGACAAGTACAAGCCCAACACGATCGCCTCGCGCATCTCGCAGGCCAAGAACGCGCTGGTCACCCCGGGCGCCTATCTGGCCAATTCGGCGCACGCCACCGAAGACCGGCGGGCGCAGATTCCCGAGTTCGGCAACATCTACAACCTCTACTGCCAGCGCTGCAAGCACAACGGCGCGATGGATTTCGACGACCTGCTGTTGCAGACCAACATCCTGCTGCGCGACTGTCCCGACGTGTTGGAGCGTTATCAGGAGCAGTTCAAATATATTCTGGTCGACGAGTATCAGGATACCAACTACGCGCAGTACATCATCGTCCGCCGCCTGTCGCAGCATCACGGCAAGGTCTGCGTCGTGGGCGACGACGCACAGTCGATCTACTCGTTCCGCGGCGCCAAGATCGAAAACATCCTCTCCTTCCAGCGCGACTATCCCGAAGCGAAAGTCTTCAAGCTGGAACAGAACTACCGTTCGACGCGCACGATCGTCGAGGCGGCCAACTCGGTGATCGTCCACAATTCGCGCCGCATGGAGAAGAGGTGCTTCTCGGAGGGCGACGAGGGCGAGAAGATCCGTGTGCTGAAAGCCTACACCGACCGCGAGGAGGCCGAGCTGGTCGTACAGGATCTGCGCGACAAGGTGCGCGCCACGGGCGATGCGTGGAACGAAGCGGCGATCCTCTACCGCACCAACAACCAGTCGCAGGCGCTCGAAGAGTCGCTGCGCCGCCGCGGCATTCCCTACCGCATCTACAAGGGGGCGTCGTTCTACGACCGCAAGGAGATCAAGGATATGCTGGCCTATATCCGGCTGGTGGTCAACCCGCGCGACGACGAGGCCTTCCGGCGCATCGTCAACTATCCGGCGCGCGGCATCGGCGACACCACCGTGCTGCGTATCGCCCAACTGGCGGCCGAACGGGGCGTGTCGATGTGGGAGGCGGTCGACGCGCTGGTGGCCGAGCCTGTGAGCGATCCCGTGCAGCGCACGATCGTGCGCAAGGTCGCCGAGTTCGTGGCGCTCATCCGCTCGCTCTCGCTCGAACGTGCGCAGAAGGGACTCTACGACTTCGGTATGGAGGTGGCGTCGCGTTCGGGCATTCTGGCGCTCTTCCGCCGTGAGAACAGCCCCGAGGCTACTTCGGCGCTCGACAACATCGAGGAGCTGCTCAACTCGATGCAGCTCTTCAAGGAGCAGCGCGACGCCGAGATCCGCGGCGGCGAGGAGCTCGGGGAGGCTACCGTCGAGGAGTGGTTGCAGAGCGTGACGCTCACCACCGATATGGACAAGAAGGAGGACGCGGGCGACGACGACAAGGTGACGCTCATGACCGTCCATTCGGCCAAGGGGCTGGAGTTCAAATACGTCTACATCGTCGGGATGGAGGAGAACCTCTTCCCGTCGCAGCGGGCCGCCGAGTCGCCCGAGGGTTTCGAAGAGGAGCGGCGCCTGTTCTACGTGGCCCTCACGCGCGCCAAATGCAGTGCGGTGCTCTCCTATGCCGAGATGCGGTTCAAGTGGGGCAACATGGAGTTTTCGCGTCCGAGCTGTTTCCTGCGCGAGATCGACCCCCGCTATCTCGACGGTGCGGTCGGGGCCGGCCAGACGCCCGTGCGCGAAGAGGCCGCAGCCGGCGGCCGCACGGCGCTCGAAGAGCTGCGCCGGCGTTTCGACGTGCGTTATCAGCAGCGGGCGGGCGGCAGCGGCAACCCCTCCTTCGGCGGTGCGAAATCTTCGTTCGGCGGACGGGGCGGAGCCTATTCCGGCGGTTCGCGGCCGGAGAGCGGCGCCCCTTCGTTCGGCGGGCAGGGCGGGACGGATTCCGCCTTCCGGCGCCCTGCGCTGCAACGCCCCGTTGTGCCGGAGAATTTGCGGCGGCTGGGCGGCGGAGCGGCACCCGCCGCAGGGAACGCCGCGGCGTCGGGCTATGCCGTCGGCGAGCGGGTCGAGCATCCCAAGTTCGGGTGCGGGGAGATCGTGCGTATCGAAACGCTGGCGGCCGATCATAAGCTGGTCGTCGTCTTCGAGGAGTACGGCGAGAAGACCCTGCTTGCGAAATTCGCCAAATTGACGAAACGATGA
- a CDS encoding glycosyltransferase family 2 protein: MIPVFDPAAPAASGCVATPPLVSVCMTAYNHAPYIGRAIEGVLSQRTTFAVELVLSDDCSTDGTGAICRDYAARYPDRIRLLTGDVNVGMRANYRRTIEACRGRYVAMCDGDDWWCDPLKLQRQVEALEADPACGICYTRVRCYAQEEGRYVENYPMGAGATTFEELLLNNTIPNCAAVVRRDLLAGYYADPELRPLERPWPLEDYPMWLWMAPRCTIRFLDCETAVFRVLPDSGSHQSSLERRIVYFDAIFDIKCWFDARYGGGRQRRRIARMRMEYILTLMRDAGGGACLRRWWRDVRREPSLLFVWRGGGKLVWSALRRSARHEFLNGNR; the protein is encoded by the coding sequence ATGATACCGGTTTTCGATCCTGCCGCGCCTGCGGCGTCGGGGTGCGTCGCGACCCCCCCCCTCGTATCGGTCTGCATGACCGCCTACAACCATGCGCCCTACATCGGCCGGGCGATCGAAGGGGTACTGTCGCAGCGGACGACGTTCGCCGTGGAGCTGGTGTTGAGCGACGATTGCAGTACGGACGGCACGGGTGCGATCTGCCGCGACTACGCCGCGCGTTATCCCGACCGCATCCGGCTGTTGACGGGGGATGTCAACGTGGGGATGCGTGCCAACTACCGGCGCACGATCGAAGCGTGCCGGGGCCGTTACGTGGCGATGTGCGACGGCGACGACTGGTGGTGCGACCCGCTCAAACTGCAACGGCAGGTCGAGGCGTTGGAGGCCGATCCCGCCTGCGGCATCTGCTATACGCGGGTGCGCTGTTATGCGCAGGAGGAGGGGCGCTATGTCGAGAACTACCCGATGGGGGCGGGTGCGACGACTTTCGAGGAGCTGTTGTTGAACAATACGATTCCCAATTGTGCGGCCGTCGTGCGGCGCGACCTGCTCGCGGGCTACTATGCCGATCCCGAACTGCGGCCGCTCGAACGGCCGTGGCCGCTGGAAGACTACCCGATGTGGCTCTGGATGGCGCCGCGCTGCACGATCCGGTTTCTGGACTGCGAGACGGCGGTTTTCCGCGTACTGCCCGACAGCGGCAGTCACCAGTCGTCGCTGGAGCGCCGGATCGTCTATTTCGATGCGATTTTCGATATCAAGTGCTGGTTCGACGCCCGCTACGGCGGCGGCCGTCAGCGGCGGCGGATCGCCAGGATGCGCATGGAATATATCCTCACGCTGATGAGGGATGCGGGCGGCGGTGCCTGTCTGCGCCGTTGGTGGCGCGACGTCCGTCGGGAACCCTCCCTGCTGTTCGTGTGGAGAGGGGGCGGAAAGCTGGTATGGAGTGCGCTCCGCCGCTCTGCCCGACATGAATTTTTGAATGGGAACAGATGA
- a CDS encoding glycosyltransferase family 2 protein — protein MMNAEPLVSVCMTAYNHAPYIGRAIEGVLSQRTTFAVELVLSDDCSPDGTGAICRDYAARYPDRIRLLTGVVNVGMRANYRRTIEACRGRYVAMCDGDDWWCDPLKLQRQVEALEADPACGLSYTRSERRFEATGERRRYPAGELFCDFDRLLFDNTVENCTAVARRELILRYYAEVRPEEHPEWLTDDAPMWIWFAACSRIRASEEVTAVHRMLPESVSQSRAYRARIAFCDSLCDISLWFDARYGTGRHLRALRRRRMRVALWVLSRDGTTAEYLSRWWRDVRRTPLLVFDAAGYGLLVKKWLRRQPKR, from the coding sequence ATGATGAATGCCGAACCTCTCGTATCGGTCTGCATGACCGCCTACAACCATGCGCCCTACATCGGCCGGGCGATCGAAGGGGTGCTGTCGCAGCGGACGACGTTCGCCGTGGAGCTGGTGTTGAGCGACGATTGCAGTCCGGACGGCACGGGTGCGATCTGCCGCGACTACGCCGCGCGTTATCCCGACCGCATCCGGTTGTTGACGGGGGTTGTCAACGTGGGGATGCGCGCCAACTACCGGCGCACGATCGAAGCGTGTCGGGGCCGTTACGTGGCGATGTGCGACGGCGACGACTGGTGGTGCGACCCGCTCAAACTGCAACGGCAGGTCGAGGCGTTGGAGGCCGATCCCGCCTGCGGGTTGAGCTATACCCGCTCCGAGCGGCGGTTCGAGGCGACGGGCGAGCGGCGGCGCTATCCTGCCGGAGAGCTCTTTTGCGATTTCGACCGGCTGCTGTTCGACAATACGGTCGAGAACTGCACGGCCGTCGCGCGGCGGGAGCTGATCCTGCGCTACTACGCGGAGGTGCGGCCGGAAGAGCATCCCGAATGGCTGACCGACGATGCGCCGATGTGGATCTGGTTCGCGGCGTGCAGCCGCATCCGGGCATCGGAGGAGGTGACGGCCGTCCACCGCATGTTGCCCGAAAGCGTCAGCCAGAGTCGGGCTTACCGTGCGCGCATCGCCTTCTGCGATTCGCTGTGCGACATCTCGCTCTGGTTCGACGCCCGTTACGGCACGGGGCGCCACCTGCGGGCGCTGCGTCGGCGTCGGATGCGCGTGGCACTGTGGGTGTTGTCGCGCGACGGTACGACGGCGGAGTATCTTTCGCGCTGGTGGCGCGACGTGCGGCGCACGCCGCTGCTCGTGTTCGATGCGGCGGGATACGGACTGTTGGTGAAGAAATGGCTGCGACGGCAGCCGAAACGATAA
- the nth gene encoding endonuclease III codes for MTLKERYAGVIGWFEANMPVAESELQYKDPYQLLVAVILSAQCTDKRVNMTTPALFEAYPTPEAMAQATVEEIYAYIKSISYPNNKARNLAAMARMLCTEFGGVVPSDLDALQRLPGVGRKTANVVGAVIWGKEVMPVDTHVFRVSARIGLTRGAKTPLQTELQLEKNIPSHLLPVAHHWLILHGRYVCTARAPKCDACGIAPWCKSREKQKMADK; via the coding sequence ATGACATTGAAGGAACGTTATGCGGGCGTGATCGGCTGGTTCGAGGCCAACATGCCCGTAGCCGAGAGCGAGTTGCAGTACAAGGATCCCTACCAGTTGCTGGTGGCCGTCATTCTTTCGGCGCAGTGTACCGACAAGCGGGTCAACATGACTACGCCGGCGCTTTTCGAAGCCTATCCTACGCCCGAGGCGATGGCGCAGGCTACGGTCGAAGAGATCTACGCCTACATCAAAAGCATCTCCTATCCCAACAACAAGGCCAGGAACCTGGCCGCCATGGCGCGGATGCTCTGCACGGAGTTCGGCGGCGTGGTGCCGTCGGATCTCGACGCCTTGCAGCGATTGCCCGGCGTGGGGCGCAAGACGGCCAACGTCGTGGGGGCGGTCATCTGGGGCAAGGAGGTGATGCCCGTCGATACCCACGTCTTCCGCGTGTCGGCCCGCATCGGGCTTACGCGCGGCGCTAAAACCCCGCTCCAGACCGAGTTGCAGCTCGAAAAGAACATCCCGTCGCATCTGCTGCCCGTGGCGCATCACTGGTTGATTCTCCACGGCCGTTACGTCTGCACGGCGCGGGCTCCGAAGTGCGACGCCTGCGGGATCGCGCCGTGGTGCAAGAGCCGTGAGAAGCAGAAAATGGCGGATAAGTAG
- a CDS encoding DHH family phosphoesterase, whose translation MKIDSAKIEALRELLAAPHRKIVLVAHTNPDGDAIGASTAWRDVLAAMGHEVTMIVPNKYPYFLDWMPDIREVVIFRFAPERALEAIRGADIVFCLDFNSLSRLEALSDALAENTAARRVLIDHHLSPDGGFDLQFSYPQSSSTCFLLYCIIEQLCGTEVITRKMAEALYVGMMTDTGNFSFSFLTPALYRALAVLVEKGIDVAGIHNSVYNGYTEDRARLFGYAIHRKMNIIQEGTAAYMSLTEAEMRRYRFQQGDSEGFVNYPLTIKKMKMSAMFLGHHKFIRVSLRSRGDVDVNLFARKYFDGGGHKNAAGGKSYVSMDETIAHYIRSVEEFAREGGLDTPPLR comes from the coding sequence ATGAAGATCGACAGTGCAAAAATCGAAGCGCTCCGCGAACTGCTCGCCGCACCTCACCGTAAGATCGTGCTGGTCGCACATACCAACCCCGACGGCGATGCGATCGGGGCCTCGACGGCATGGCGCGATGTGCTCGCGGCGATGGGGCATGAGGTGACGATGATCGTCCCCAACAAATACCCCTATTTTCTCGACTGGATGCCCGACATCCGCGAAGTGGTGATCTTCCGCTTCGCGCCCGAACGCGCGCTCGAAGCCATTCGCGGGGCGGATATCGTCTTCTGCCTCGATTTCAACTCCCTGTCGCGCCTCGAAGCGCTCAGCGACGCGCTGGCCGAGAATACGGCGGCGCGGCGCGTGCTGATCGATCATCACCTTTCGCCCGACGGAGGCTTCGACCTGCAATTCTCCTATCCGCAGTCGTCGAGCACCTGCTTCCTGCTCTACTGCATCATCGAGCAGCTCTGCGGAACGGAGGTCATCACCCGTAAGATGGCCGAAGCGCTCTATGTGGGCATGATGACCGATACCGGCAACTTCTCCTTCTCGTTCCTCACGCCGGCGCTCTACCGCGCCCTGGCCGTCCTGGTCGAGAAAGGGATCGACGTGGCCGGTATTCACAACAGCGTCTACAACGGTTATACGGAGGACCGCGCCCGTCTGTTCGGCTATGCGATCCACCGCAAGATGAACATCATCCAGGAGGGGACGGCGGCCTACATGTCGCTTACGGAGGCCGAGATGCGCCGCTACCGTTTCCAGCAGGGCGACAGCGAGGGATTCGTCAATTATCCGCTGACGATCAAGAAGATGAAGATGTCGGCCATGTTCCTCGGCCACCACAAGTTCATCCGTGTATCGCTGCGCTCGCGCGGCGATGTGGACGTCAACCTCTTTGCCCGCAAATATTTCGACGGCGGCGGACACAAGAATGCCGCCGGGGGCAAATCCTATGTCTCGATGGACGAGACGATCGCTCATTATATCCGTTCGGTCGAGGAGTTCGCCCGCGAGGGCGGCCTCGATACCCCCCCCCTTCGGTAG
- a CDS encoding S41 family peptidase, with amino-acid sequence MYKNSRSTVLLPLVVAAAVALGIFLGQFLGRSSAESDIKGILRSLALPQNKVSQTLSLIETQYVDSVAIDSLVERALPVIVSELDPHSVYIPASEMAEINEPLDGEFDGIGVVFNMATDTVIVLNVIPSGPSDKAGVVAGDRIVRINDSLVAGQQIAQREIMRRLRGKRGSEVRLGLERRGIDELVEVTVVRDKIPIRSLTAALMLTGDIAFVKLDQFARTSHTELLEALSTLRTQGMRKLILDLRGNSGGFLDQAIAIANEFLPADKLIVYTEDRNHQRIEQYSDGTGSAADLDLAVLVDEGSASSSEILAGALQDNDRGTIIGRRSFGKGLVQQQIPYADGSALRLTVARYYTPTGRSIQKPYTSGDAESYDADIWNRYQHNEFFSADSIRFDNALRRTTPGGKVVYGGGGIMPDIFVPLDTTDLTKYYLEVSGRNILYRYTIEYADAHRKALNAVRTTADLRALLDADRGLVDDFVRYAARKGVAPRYGDIARSRQLMEAQLKAYIGRNTSLEDSGYFLSIYPEDEVIVRAIGELEHPTIPTVKAAEAVAEGEPAEEQPAEEEPAEEAPHD; translated from the coding sequence ATGTACAAAAACTCCCGTTCCACCGTTTTGCTTCCGCTCGTCGTGGCAGCGGCAGTCGCCCTGGGCATCTTCCTCGGACAATTTCTGGGGAGGTCGTCGGCCGAATCCGACATCAAGGGCATCCTGCGCTCGCTGGCGCTGCCTCAGAACAAGGTATCGCAGACGCTGTCGCTCATCGAGACGCAGTACGTCGACTCGGTGGCCATCGATTCGCTCGTCGAACGGGCGCTGCCCGTCATCGTTTCGGAACTCGACCCCCACTCGGTCTACATCCCCGCCTCGGAGATGGCCGAAATCAACGAACCGCTCGACGGCGAATTCGACGGCATCGGCGTGGTATTCAACATGGCCACCGACACGGTGATCGTGCTGAACGTCATTCCGTCGGGGCCGAGCGACAAGGCGGGCGTCGTGGCGGGCGACCGCATCGTGCGCATCAACGATTCGCTGGTGGCCGGACAACAGATCGCCCAGCGCGAGATCATGCGCCGGCTGCGCGGCAAACGCGGCTCGGAGGTGCGGCTGGGGCTCGAACGGCGCGGCATCGACGAACTGGTGGAGGTGACGGTCGTGCGCGACAAGATCCCGATCCGCAGCCTCACGGCGGCACTGATGCTCACCGGCGACATCGCCTTCGTCAAACTGGACCAGTTCGCCCGCACCTCGCACACCGAACTGCTCGAAGCGCTCTCGACGCTCCGCACGCAGGGAATGCGCAAACTGATCCTCGACCTGCGGGGCAATTCGGGCGGGTTCCTCGACCAGGCGATCGCCATCGCCAACGAGTTCCTGCCCGCCGACAAACTGATCGTCTATACCGAAGACCGCAACCACCAGCGCATCGAACAATACAGCGACGGCACGGGCAGCGCCGCCGACCTCGACCTGGCGGTGCTCGTCGACGAGGGAAGCGCCTCGTCGAGCGAAATCCTCGCCGGAGCGTTGCAGGACAACGACCGCGGAACGATCATCGGCCGCCGTTCGTTCGGCAAGGGGCTCGTCCAACAGCAGATTCCCTACGCCGACGGTTCGGCGCTGCGGCTGACCGTCGCCCGCTACTACACCCCCACGGGGCGCTCGATCCAGAAACCCTACACCTCGGGCGACGCCGAGAGCTACGACGCCGACATCTGGAACCGCTACCAGCACAACGAGTTCTTCTCGGCCGATTCGATCCGTTTCGACAACGCGCTGCGCCGCACAACGCCGGGCGGCAAGGTGGTCTACGGCGGCGGCGGCATCATGCCCGACATCTTCGTACCGCTCGACACGACCGACCTGACCAAATATTACCTCGAAGTATCGGGACGTAACATTCTCTACCGTTATACGATCGAATACGCCGACGCCCACCGCAAGGCGCTCAACGCCGTCCGGACGACAGCCGACCTGCGGGCGCTGCTCGATGCCGACCGGGGACTCGTCGACGACTTCGTCCGCTACGCCGCCCGCAAGGGCGTCGCCCCGCGCTACGGCGACATCGCCCGCTCGCGGCAGCTGATGGAGGCGCAGCTCAAAGCCTACATCGGCCGGAACACCTCGCTCGAAGACAGCGGCTATTTCCTGAGCATCTATCCCGAAGACGAGGTGATCGTGCGCGCGATCGGAGAATTGGAACATCCCACGATTCCGACGGTAAAGGCCGCAGAGGCCGTCGCCGAGGGAGAACCGGCGGAGGAACAGCCTGCCGAAGAAGAGCCTGCGGAGGAGGCGCCGCATGATTAA